The Bacteroides sp. DNA segment GGTCGCCCGAACGGTTTGCCGAAGTGGAGGTAATGGGTTTGCCAAATGCGTGCAGTAAGTCCTGGCAGAACGCATCGCGGGGAATGCGAACGGCAATCGTGTGGTCAGCAGCCATCACATTCTTTGCCAGATTGCGTGCATTGGAATAGATAATGGTCAGGGGCTCGGTGATACTGGCGATCAGGTCAATGGCCAACTCAGGGAGATCCCCGACATACTCCCTTAACATCTCCACCGATTCCACCAGCACAATGAGCGATCTTTCCTTTCCGCGGCCTTTCAGCTTATAGACCTTCTCGGCAGCTTTGGCGTTGGTGGCATCACAACCGATGCCCCAAATGGTATCAGTGGGATACAAAATGGTACCCCCGAGATTCAACACTTCAACGATTTTTTTTATTTCTTCTTCCATAATGTAATGGGAAATGCACCCTGCATCCCGGCATCAAAAACCAATGCTATTTTCGGGGAATTCCCATAGGCAAAGTTACAAAAACCCAAAGGATTATTTCAAGGCGTTGACAATATTAAAATCGGCTGAAAGAATAGCAAAAGAAAGCACAGGGGATAAAATTTTTTGTAAATAATTGGGTTATTTTTGTAAACGTTCCATTTCCCCCTAACCTATGCTGCGAAGCGTCTTCACCAAACAGGAGCACGAAAGCGTACATGACCTGATCCTGTTTTATCTGTTATGCCTAATGGTGATCGCAATGCCTACTTCCATTTACTTTGTGAGTGTGGCACAAATCCTGATGGGCGTCAACTGGCTGGCAGAAGGCCATTACAGAGAAAAGATATTGCGCTTTGCTCACAACCGTCCTGCGGTGATCTTCAGCCTGATATACGTGGTTTACCTGATGGGGCTGTTATGGACCAAAGACCTTTCTTATGGGATTGAGTATGACATGAAAAACAAGCTACCCCTGTTCACCCTGACGTTCTTGCTTGCCTCCAGCCGTCCGCTTTCGGCAAACAGGTGGAACCAGGCCGTCATAGCTTTTTCGCTCACGGTGCTGGTCACCTCAGTCATTGGCTTTATCCTGTATCTGACTCGCGATTTTATGGATCCGCGGTCCATTTCCCCCTTCGAGTCACACGTTTATTTCAGCATGATGGTGGTACTGACCATCTTCTTGCTGCCATGGCTGGTATGGCGTATGACATCGGAACGGCTATGGCGGAGCCTTTCGCTACTAATCTCTGGCTGGCTGTTGTTTTACCTGTTTCTGCTGAGTTCCATCACTGGCCTGCTTTGCCTGGCGGGGGTAGTGGCCTTTTTGCTGCTGCGCGAGGTCTTCAGGGGTCAGGTACTTACAAGGCGCATGCTGGCAGCCCTGGCCATTGCAGGCGTTATGGCGGCCGGCATCCTCCTGCTGCTCTGGGTCATGAAACCGCTGACCCTTCACTTTGACCCGGAGGAAGAAGCCCTGTCGGCAAGGACCGAAGCGGGCAATACTTACCGACACGACCTTGAAAACCAGCAAAGGGAAAACGGATACCTGGTTTATCATTTCA contains these protein-coding regions:
- a CDS encoding L-threonylcarbamoyladenylate synthase; the protein is MEEEIKKIVEVLNLGGTILYPTDTIWGIGCDATNAKAAEKVYKLKGRGKERSLIVLVESVEMLREYVGDLPELAIDLIASITEPLTIIYSNARNLAKNVMAADHTIAVRIPRDAFCQDLLHAFGKPITSTSANRSGDPNPLSFSKIEKEILEGVDYVVKTNQNRVNRPKPSTMVRINKDGEIQILRN
- a CDS encoding O-antigen ligase family protein, whose translation is MLRSVFTKQEHESVHDLILFYLLCLMVIAMPTSIYFVSVAQILMGVNWLAEGHYREKILRFAHNRPAVIFSLIYVVYLMGLLWTKDLSYGIEYDMKNKLPLFTLTFLLASSRPLSANRWNQAVIAFSLTVLVTSVIGFILYLTRDFMDPRSISPFESHVYFSMMVVLTIFLLPWLVWRMTSERLWRSLSLLISGWLLFYLFLLSSITGLLCLAGVVAFLLLREVFRGQVLTRRMLAALAIAGVMAAGILLLLWVMKPLTLHFDPEEEALSARTEAGNTYRHDLENQQRENGYLVYHFIAEDEIGPAWDERSQIPVDSLDRRGQPLKATLYRFLSSKGLKKDRAGILSLSDEEVRAIEHGVPNHLYMGWPHVFTRLHQSAWEVMEYQRTGNPSGHTFTQRLELWKASVVAFKQHPLLGWGTGDVFMAMDYGLRTIDSQLDNFRMKPHNQFLILLLMAGVFGTIAVFALYFWFIRSTRASRFLPFNLFLVIMLVAMLGNNPLDAQIGLSFFVFFSLFFGLFYEEKKACKKETAERK